DNA sequence from the Mangifera indica cultivar Alphonso chromosome 18, CATAS_Mindica_2.1, whole genome shotgun sequence genome:
AACTAATTAAAAATGCCctaattttgtgaaaataaacCACAAATACTTTATAAATTATACCAATAAAATACATAtcttaaaaaggccaaaagacttattcaccACTCAAGGTAGAGTGAAAACTTAAAGTCCcacattcaaatttttaaaactcaaatacccacctatcagttaatttatgttaaaaatttcagttaaagttagaggtaaaatcattattgaataaaaaaatttaaaaaaataaaagttttatcatattttcctcattaggtttaaaaatttaataatttttcctacccaaggtttgaaaaatgactatttttttctctttccaaatctctgggttttctttctttcctctcTGACAATAGTGACAAGCCGAAGTATAGAAAAAGAGACAGCGACATTCCTGGCATCGTTGTCGTCTCTTCTTGGATGGAGATCCATCGATAAAGAGACGTCTCTTCGTCGACGGAGACAAAGAGATGTCTcagtctcttcttcttcacctagGATGAGAGGACCATTGCTTCAAAACCAAGTTGCATCATCATCACACTAAAACCATGTCGTTGTTAGATGTTTTGTTGTCGTCTAAcatcgagagagagagaggaggaaGAGAGGCCACAGAATTGCATTGTCATCTCGCTAGAAAATAGTGAAATCACCAGTGACAGATGCTGGGCTGATCAAGTACTTGATCTCTGATAGAGGGATGACAAGAGATGGAGGGAGGAGGTCATCGAAAGAAGGGCAACAAATGTAAACAATTTGGGGGGTGTAAAATGAATGTTTTAAAAGTTTGGGGGCGttgcaaaagaaaattttgaaacgtATGAAACCCTAGGGTTGGGCTGGGTAAATGGTCATTTTTTAGACTTTgaatagagaaaaaattgttagttttttaaacctcgaagagaaaatttaataagtttttagttttttaaatattattctaaatgacatttttactcttaattttaataatgaattttaatagatttatcgGTATTTAGGCTTTTAAAAATTGGAAGGtaaaagtttgagttttcactataggaataagttttttggccttataaaaaatataataataaagctatatatatatatatatatatatatatatatatatatatatatattaattcacaaattaaaaaaatatattatatatcatcatataattagattattttgaattaaagttaaaataatatccGACATCATCTACATacctaaattatgtacaaaaatatatacaaaaaatattgcTCAAAATATATACTAACATAAAAGTGGTTTCATCTTTGTTGACTCAATTTATTGagataattgaaatttcaaaatatactattttcctttaaatttccattaaaattaatttccaaAACGAGTTataaaattagtattaattaatttattcaatttttaaaatgtttatagtATTAGCTGAGACAATTTTTCAGTCATTTGAACACAAAAACATATTAGGGGTGATAGTGTCTACTTAGCATTCACCACATCCAATCactatttataaaaatcaaCACTAACAAACATGTCGCAATTATCTATTTGCCCCCAAGTAAACGTTTTGCCTATTATTTTGCCCTCTGACTTTGTCAAACAATGAACAATAATTGGgccaataaaaaatatcaatggACACCCTTATTTAGCcgtaaaaaaaatacataaatacgAACACACTTATTAGGCTTTTCACacccaaaaaagtaaaaatcgtgttattttcaataaaattcatTGTTTCACTAaaccaattaattaataaattaacaccggataatttttcattatctaataacaaatttttgctaaaacaaaaaaaaaaaaaacctttaatatACTactcaataattaaaaatttttattcaaaaccctaaaccctaaactccTTGCCGAtagaaaatttgtaattttgtgaCAAAATAAACCGTTTCTACATACACATCATGCCCTAATATAACCAATCTCCTCCCCACGGTTCTCTGCTCtccattaaaacaaaaaataatttttttttgattcTTTTATTACCCGGCCGTACCAAGTTGGACACCGACAATTTCACAAGTCGTGCCTCCGTAGGCTGTGCCAAAAATATGAGCCCAAGTTGAACCACAAGCCAATTCGATCCCCCTGCCATATCTTCATCCTCTCAAATATGGTTATTTTCATTAACTGCCCTGCAGATGTATTAATGAGTTTACCTaaagtcaaattttgaaaatgcatcaatcCAAAAGCATATTAAGTTTCCCCTTTAGTTCACACCGATTGAGCTACCAACAACATTATGAGTTTTGAGTCCATCCCTAGGACAGgatgcaaagaaaaaaaaattaacttgaaCGTTTGAGTGTCTTTTCTGCTTCTAAAATCCCCTAGGAGACCCAGCATGAAGCAGAAAATTGTCAATAACTCATTCAACTCACTTTCTAGTTTCACATCCTCACTGAAGATAGTAGTAATATATCAGCACCAGAGCCAGCAAAACTGCCACAGCTGCAGGCACAGCCCATACCCAGTAGTTAGTAGCCTTCCTGCGCTTTAAGATGGCTTTTGGAAGTGATTCGGTACCCCTTGGCCGAGTCCTATGCCTTATTTTGTTATCCTTATAAACCTTGGCTTTTGCCGGAACTGGAGCTTCGACTGAACCTTCTTCATTCACATCAGCGTTTTCCTCTTCTGCTTCCGTGATAGCTTCAGCTGATTCCTCATTAACACCAGGTCCAGATGCTGCAGCCTTcttctttgctttcttttcacGCTCCTGAAATGAATTAAAGAGAAAGTCATATCAGTTTCAAGTTGAATCATCATAGACTGTGACATTAATGATAAGagaatgtataaataatttccTTGAGCTTCTTTTCAGCCTCCTTTTGTGCTCTTATAGTCGCTTTGGCTGCAGCTTTCTCAGCCaacttcttctttctttccatcGCTTGCTTAGCTTTTGCTATCTCCTCTTCTCTTTTCATCTCCTTTAACTTAGCTTCATCAACTTCCTCCACTGGGGTAGGCTTTTTTGGCACAAAGATCTCCCCTGTCTCAATTTTCTCCACAGGGGGTTTTGATTCTGTTGCTTTGCCAGCAGCTTCTTTCTGAACCTTCTGTGTCGGCAACGCATCATGTTTTGGGGTAGATTTGGCTTCTTCCTTTGGTTGTTTTACATTAGCTTTTGTCACTGTCTCAGGCTCAGGTGCTGGATTCTCCACCACCACCAAGGGCTTTTCATCAGGGTTCCTGATCCTTCCATCCCTGCTCAATTGTCGATTGTCCAATGatgttaaaattcttttctCATAATCATCCCTCACAGCCTTCTTGTTGTTCCACAGGCtcataaaattttcaacctAATGAAGAAATAATGATAACTAAGATAAGACAACAGAAAATTTTTATGTTGTGTGACATCAAAGAGAAAAGACAAGTACAGGTGTAACATACCTCTGCTTCAGTAAATTCTTTAAGAGCTTTGACATCCTTCTTTACAGCAAGCTCTCTGGCTTTGGTCAAGACTTGACGAGATTGATAAAAGTTGGCATTCTAACAAAAAAGGTCAGATTTATTATAGGCTCCTTTCATTATAAAAATCCAGAAGCTTGAAAGAttacaaaataatgtaattctATGAGTCATCAACACCAAAAAGGAAGTCGAGCacattgtatttatatttatcatgaGGTACAATTTTCTTTGCACCCCTTGATAATTGAAAAGTTCATTGCTGCCAAATAATGGTTGAGAGACAGAAAATTTTACGAATTATTGCTTCAAAAAGAACCGATTAAAACCAGCATTTTGAATCATCTTTCAGTGCCCACATATATAGTTCCTAGGCATATAAGCAAGCATATGCACACAGACGTACATGCCGTCTCTTTTCTGCTCACCTAATAATAAGAAGTAACAAAATCAAACCTCGAACTACAAAGCTTCCCTGGACCTCCTCAGGGTAAACAACTACAAGCCTTGGCTTCAAGTATCACAAAACCAAAgcataaagaa
Encoded proteins:
- the LOC123201962 gene encoding proton pump-interactor 1-like is translated as MGVEVAEMAQVPVETITEVHKSKENGKLVQGPGNKEPLNFGSHVEEPVEGEENNASKASSSRDAVEEWPTPVQVHSFWLVRYRTYDDPKIKAKIDQADKEIQKRNKARSKIFDELKIKRADRSELLDQLKVLRSEGRQVKSIMDEKKKELEPLQQALGKLRPSNNSGRSGGICSSEEELNDLIHSLQYCIQHESIPLSEEKQLLREIKQLEGTREKVVANDAIKAKIQESLGQKDVIQDQVKLIGVDLDGVKKERQALLSKITPLEGKVKAIEEDIKALQEELQTVTEMRDKAFASIQELRKMRDERNANFYQSRQVLTKARELAVKKDVKALKEFTEAEVENFMSLWNNKKAVRDDYEKRILTSLDNRQLSRDGRIRNPDEKPLVVVENPAPEPETVTKANVKQPKEEAKSTPKHDALPTQKVQKEAAGKATESKPPVEKIETGEIFVPKKPTPVEEVDEAKLKEMKREEEIAKAKQAMERKKKLAEKAAAKATIRAQKEAEKKLKEREKKAKKKAAASGPGVNEESAEAITEAEEENADVNEEGSVEAPVPAKAKVYKDNKIRHRTRPRGTESLPKAILKRRKATNYWVWAVPAAVAVLLALVLIYYYYLQ